Below is a window of bacterium DNA.
ATGCAAAGAATCGAGGGATGGATAGCCCGGTAATATGGATGATTTTGGTTTTCTTATTCGGCCTAATACCTTTTATAATTTATTTCTTTGCCCGGCCTTCGGGTAATATAGTCCAATGCGCGCATTGCGGGAATAAGAAATTAGAAGCAATGAAAACGTGTCCCCATTGCCACAATTAAAATTTGACCGGATACGGTTAATCTTATTGCTTTTATCTTTTTCCTTATTTTCGGCGGGCGTAGCAATCGACAGTTCGCGGCCCCCGCCCGAACAAATACTTGTTCGTACGGCCGTTAACGCGATTAATATTTACCAAAAATCGAGAATCCCGTTATTATCCGGTAGAACAAGGTGTAAATTCTACCCTACATGTTCTGATTACGCAAAACTTGCGTACTTAAAATCCGGTTTTTTTCCCGGTTCCGCTATGGCCGCTTATAGGATTATTAGTTGCTCCCCTTTGACAAATAGTGAGAAATACCCAATTTACGACTATCCTTAATATCTACGAGTCTTAGGTCATATTCCCATACGCCTAACCCCGAAGGGGTAGGTCGTGTGCAAAGGGTGTCACCCCATGGCCGACGGCGAAAGGCCCCCGGAGCCACGGTGGCTTTTTTACGTATTGTCTTTCATCGTTCCGCTGGCCGGCATCATAATCGGCGTAATATATATGACCAAGGCCGACCCGGCGAGTAAAAAGTTCGGCAAAAACTGCATCATCGCCGCGG
It encodes the following:
- the yidD gene encoding membrane protein insertion efficiency factor YidD — protein: MSPLPQLKFDRIRLILLLLSFSLFSAGVAIDSSRPPPEQILVRTAVNAINIYQKSRIPLLSGRTRCKFYPTCSDYAKLAYLKSGFFPGSAMAAYRIISCSPLTNSEKYPIYDYP